The Palleronia sp. THAF1 genome window below encodes:
- a CDS encoding MerR family transcriptional regulator, translated as MTDDLMTIRQMCDAFAVTPRTLRFYEQKELLSPVREGQKRLFTRRDRARLKLILRGKRFGFSLEEIRQLLDLYARGDAQQEQLTRTHEIATERLTELRTQRAELDAAIRDLEDQLSFVSETIAGLRKTDAA; from the coding sequence ATGACCGATGACCTGATGACCATCCGCCAGATGTGCGACGCGTTTGCGGTTACGCCACGTACGTTGCGCTTCTACGAGCAGAAGGAATTGCTGAGCCCTGTCCGCGAGGGGCAAAAACGCCTGTTCACCCGCCGCGACCGTGCGCGCCTGAAGCTGATCCTGCGCGGCAAGCGCTTCGGCTTCAGCCTCGAAGAAATCCGCCAATTGCTCGACCTCTATGCGCGCGGCGACGCCCAGCAAGAGCAGTTGACCCGCACCCATGAGATCGCGACCGAGCGTTTGACCGAGCTGCGCACCCAACGCGCGGAACTCGACGCTGCCATCCGCGATCTCGAAGACCAGCTTTCCTTTGTTTCCGAAACAATCGCCGGTCTTCGCAAGACCGACGCCGCCTGA
- a CDS encoding PaaI family thioesterase codes for MTDRAAQIAKQFIEAIPHARDLGMTVDETGAGTCTISMPYDERLIGDPRTGVIHGGAVSALMDTCGGAAVMLHPSAPGGTATLDLRIDYMRPATPGQTVRARAECYHITRSVAFIRAQAVDDDDANPVATASGAFTLPGAKE; via the coding sequence ATGACAGACCGCGCCGCACAGATTGCCAAGCAATTCATCGAGGCGATCCCCCATGCCCGCGACCTTGGCATGACGGTGGATGAGACCGGGGCGGGGACCTGCACCATCTCTATGCCCTATGACGAACGGCTGATCGGCGATCCGCGCACCGGCGTGATCCATGGCGGTGCCGTATCCGCCTTGATGGACACCTGCGGCGGGGCGGCAGTGATGCTGCACCCCAGCGCGCCGGGGGGCACCGCTACGCTGGACTTGCGGATCGACTACATGCGTCCTGCCACGCCCGGCCAGACGGTGCGCGCGCGGGCGGAGTGCTATCACATCACGCGGTCTGTCGCCTTCATCCGGGCGCAGGCGGTGGATGACGACGATGCGAACCCGGTGGCCACGGCGTCGGGCGCGTTCACCCTGCCGGGAGCGAAGGAATGA
- a CDS encoding MerR family transcriptional regulator, producing the protein MSDEDERLSFKEMCARFDVTPRTLRYYEYIELLSPEREGRARFYHSRDIARMTLILRGRRWGFGLEEIRQWLQIYDQKGNEAQMQAWVELADRQIGVLTTELEQTKEALAELQATRDGVAKTLNGSKGN; encoded by the coding sequence ATGTCGGACGAAGACGAACGCCTGTCGTTCAAAGAGATGTGCGCACGCTTCGACGTGACGCCACGAACGCTGCGCTATTACGAGTATATCGAGTTGCTGTCGCCAGAACGCGAAGGCCGTGCACGATTCTACCACTCACGCGACATCGCCCGCATGACGTTGATCTTGCGCGGTCGGCGATGGGGCTTCGGACTGGAAGAGATCCGACAATGGCTGCAGATTTACGACCAGAAGGGCAACGAGGCGCAGATGCAGGCTTGGGTCGAACTGGCGGATCGGCAGATCGGCGTTCTGACAACCGAGCTTGAACAGACCAAAGAGGCTTTGGCAGAGCTGCAGGCCACGCGCGACGGTGTTGCGAAGACCTTGAATGGCAGCAAGGGAAACTGA
- a CDS encoding MATE family efflux transporter has translation MAEARPVTHKRVLAVALPIVLSNATVPILGAVDTGVVGQMGEAAPIGAVGIGAIILTALYWVFGFLRMGTTGFASQALGRGDMDEGAAILTRGLFIGVAGGLLIILFQLPLFRLAFLVSPASTEVETLARGYMGVRVWSAPALISLYAITGWLIAAERTTGVFVIQLWMNGINVALDLWFVLSLGWGVTGVAWATFIAEWSGLALGLWLCRNAFATPAWRDRARILDPTKLKRFAQVNSDILLRSLMLQAIFVSFLLLGARFGDVRLAANQILLQFLEITAFAMDGFAFAAEAIVGSALGANRRDLFRRGAIVSSIWGGVIGIALALAFWLAGGWVIDLMTTNAEVRAEARLYLPYMIAAPIVGWAAWMLDGIFIGATRTADMRNMMVISFVIYIAAVFALMPVFGNHGLWMAFLISFVARGLTLGWRYPALERSIG, from the coding sequence ATGGCTGAAGCGCGCCCGGTCACGCACAAGCGTGTGTTGGCGGTGGCGCTGCCCATCGTGCTGTCGAACGCAACCGTGCCCATCCTTGGCGCGGTGGACACCGGTGTCGTCGGCCAAATGGGAGAGGCGGCACCCATCGGCGCGGTCGGCATCGGCGCGATCATCCTGACAGCACTGTATTGGGTGTTCGGCTTCCTGCGGATGGGCACGACCGGTTTCGCGTCACAGGCGCTGGGCCGGGGCGACATGGACGAAGGCGCGGCGATCCTGACGCGCGGCCTGTTCATCGGCGTCGCGGGCGGGTTGCTGATCATCCTGTTTCAGCTGCCGCTGTTCCGACTGGCATTCCTTGTGTCCCCCGCCAGCACAGAGGTCGAAACGCTGGCGCGCGGCTACATGGGCGTGCGCGTCTGGTCCGCGCCCGCGCTAATTTCCCTGTACGCCATCACCGGCTGGCTGATCGCGGCAGAGCGCACCACGGGCGTCTTCGTGATCCAGCTGTGGATGAACGGCATCAACGTCGCGTTGGACCTGTGGTTCGTGCTGTCCCTCGGCTGGGGTGTTACAGGCGTGGCTTGGGCTACCTTCATCGCCGAATGGTCCGGTCTGGCGTTGGGCCTATGGCTGTGCCGCAACGCCTTTGCGACGCCAGCGTGGCGCGACCGCGCGCGTATCCTGGACCCGACAAAGCTCAAGCGGTTCGCGCAGGTCAATTCCGACATCCTGCTGCGCTCGCTGATGTTGCAGGCGATCTTCGTGTCGTTCCTGCTGCTGGGTGCGCGGTTCGGAGACGTGCGGCTGGCAGCGAACCAAATCCTGCTGCAGTTTCTGGAGATCACCGCCTTCGCCATGGATGGCTTCGCTTTCGCGGCAGAAGCTATCGTCGGCAGCGCGCTGGGCGCGAACCGGCGCGACCTGTTCCGGCGCGGGGCCATCGTTTCGTCCATCTGGGGCGGCGTCATCGGGATCGCGCTGGCGCTGGCCTTCTGGTTGGCAGGCGGCTGGGTGATCGATCTGATGACGACCAACGCAGAGGTTCGGGCAGAGGCGCGGCTCTACCTGCCCTACATGATCGCCGCGCCCATCGTCGGCTGGGCGGCGTGGATGCTGGACGGCATTTTCATCGGCGCGACGCGCACGGCGGACATGCGCAACATGATGGTGATATCGTTCGTCATCTACATAGCGGCGGTCTTCGCGCTGATGCCGGTCTTCGGCAATCACGGCCTATGGATGGCGTTCCTGATCTCCTTCGTCGCGCGCGGGCTGACGCTGGGCTGGCGTTACCCCGCGTTGGAACGCTCAATCGGTTAA
- a CDS encoding DUF952 domain-containing protein, with amino-acid sequence MRIYKIFRATEWRAFDDAGETEGAPVDVADGYIHFSTHDQVGETLAKHFKGETGLILAAAEADDMGDALKWEAAREGQDFPHLYRVLKRDEILWHKEIPRDGIDQLALGEE; translated from the coding sequence ATGCGTATCTACAAGATTTTCCGCGCGACCGAGTGGCGTGCCTTCGATGACGCCGGTGAGACTGAGGGCGCGCCCGTGGATGTGGCCGACGGGTACATCCATTTCTCGACCCACGATCAGGTCGGTGAGACTCTGGCCAAGCATTTCAAGGGCGAAACCGGCCTGATCCTCGCCGCTGCGGAAGCTGACGATATGGGCGATGCGCTGAAATGGGAGGCGGCCCGAGAAGGGCAGGACTTCCCGCATCTCTACCGTGTTCTGAAGCGCGATGAGATCCTGTGGCACAAGGAAATTCCGCGTGACGGAATCGACCAACTGGCGCTTGGCGAAGAATGA
- a CDS encoding bifunctional metallophosphatase/5'-nucleotidase, producing the protein MTFRIATATAALALMTGAAQAEYSITILHTNDFHSRFEPISAYDSTCGEEDNANGECFGGWARLVNVIKDAQERNENTLLVDGGDQFQGTLFYTYYKGKLAAEMMNSLGYDGMTVGNHEFDDGPEVLQSFAQTIDFPILMSNADLSSEPLLSDVIQKSVIVEKNGERIGMIGLTPVDTDELASPGPNVVFTDPSEAVQGEVDRLQGEGVNKIIVLSHSSYRVDQMVAENTTGVDVIVGGHSNTLLGDMDGAEGPYPTMVGDTAIVQAYAYGKYLGELNVTFDDDGNVTEASGAPILIDAAFAEDEAVVSRIQEAAAPLNEIRNEVVAETATEIVGVREDCRARECQMGNLIADAMLDRVADQGIDVALQNGGGIRASIDAGEVTMGEVLTVLPFQNTLSTFEVTGETLLAALENGVSQYEEGAGRFPQVAGMTFTVDPAAEVGSRVSEVMIGGEPVDSAATYGVVSNNYVRNGGDGYSMFVDAANAYDYGPDLADVTAEYMAEQGAYEPYTDGRITVAGE; encoded by the coding sequence ATGACGTTCCGCATTGCAACCGCAACCGCCGCACTGGCCCTGATGACCGGCGCGGCGCAGGCCGAGTATTCGATCACCATCCTGCACACCAACGACTTCCATTCGCGATTCGAGCCGATCAGCGCCTACGATTCGACTTGTGGCGAAGAAGACAACGCCAACGGTGAATGCTTCGGCGGCTGGGCGCGCTTGGTGAATGTCATCAAGGACGCACAGGAGCGCAACGAGAACACGCTGCTGGTGGACGGCGGCGATCAGTTCCAGGGAACGCTGTTCTACACTTACTACAAGGGCAAGCTGGCCGCCGAGATGATGAATTCGCTTGGCTATGACGGCATGACCGTCGGCAACCACGAATTCGATGACGGCCCGGAAGTTCTGCAATCCTTCGCGCAGACCATCGACTTCCCGATCCTGATGTCGAACGCCGACCTGTCGTCCGAGCCGCTGCTGTCGGACGTGATCCAGAAGTCGGTCATCGTCGAGAAGAACGGTGAGCGTATCGGCATGATCGGCCTGACGCCGGTGGATACGGACGAACTGGCCTCTCCCGGTCCGAACGTGGTCTTCACCGACCCGTCCGAGGCCGTCCAGGGTGAGGTGGATCGTCTGCAGGGCGAGGGCGTGAACAAGATCATCGTGCTGTCGCATTCGTCCTACCGCGTGGATCAGATGGTGGCCGAGAACACCACCGGCGTGGATGTGATCGTCGGCGGACACTCTAACACCTTGCTGGGTGACATGGACGGCGCCGAAGGTCCGTACCCCACCATGGTGGGCGACACCGCGATCGTGCAGGCCTATGCCTACGGCAAATATTTGGGCGAGCTGAACGTCACTTTCGATGACGACGGCAACGTGACCGAGGCCTCCGGCGCGCCGATCCTGATCGACGCGGCCTTCGCCGAGGACGAAGCCGTGGTCAGCCGGATCCAAGAAGCCGCTGCTCCCCTGAATGAGATTCGAAATGAGGTCGTGGCCGAGACCGCAACCGAGATTGTCGGAGTTCGTGAAGACTGTCGGGCACGAGAGTGTCAGATGGGCAATCTGATCGCAGACGCCATGCTGGATCGCGTGGCTGATCAGGGCATAGACGTCGCCCTTCAGAACGGTGGGGGCATCCGGGCGAGCATCGACGCCGGGGAGGTCACCATGGGCGAGGTTCTGACGGTGCTGCCGTTCCAGAACACGCTCTCTACATTCGAAGTCACCGGCGAAACGCTGCTTGCCGCGCTGGAGAACGGGGTCAGCCAGTATGAGGAGGGCGCAGGCCGCTTTCCGCAGGTTGCGGGCATGACCTTCACGGTCGATCCTGCGGCAGAGGTCGGCAGCCGCGTGTCGGAGGTGATGATCGGTGGTGAGCCGGTCGATTCGGCGGCGACCTATGGCGTGGTCTCGAACAACTACGTGCGTAACGGCGGTGACGGCTATTCGATGTTCGTGGATGCCGCGAATGCTTACGACTACGGCCCGGACCTGGCGGATGTGACCGCCGAATACATGGCCGAGCAGGGCGCTTATGAGCCCTACACCGACGGCCGCATCACGGTCGCTGGCGAGTAA
- a CDS encoding NAD(P)-dependent oxidoreductase: MTHTIAILGADGATGEQVVRGALARGHSVRSVTPEAPQADWTDQVDVRTADLLNDDLAAVLDGCDAIINCVGLPMNLQTATNPPPLHTDGTRAVLRGMEATGIRRLVVLSAAMVASRDMGPVHFRIATNTALERILTQMGEMEQILRASDTDWTAVRPGSLTDDPATNRCTVTPELPAEGLWQTARADLAAFMLDCVETGDWVRGTPVIVGPDT, translated from the coding sequence ATGACACACACGATAGCAATTCTTGGAGCGGACGGTGCAACTGGCGAACAGGTGGTGCGCGGCGCTCTTGCACGCGGCCATTCGGTGCGCAGCGTGACGCCAGAAGCCCCGCAGGCCGATTGGACCGATCAGGTCGACGTGCGCACCGCCGATCTGTTGAACGATGATCTGGCCGCAGTGCTGGATGGCTGCGACGCGATCATCAATTGCGTCGGCCTGCCGATGAACCTGCAGACCGCGACGAACCCGCCTCCCCTGCACACCGATGGCACCCGCGCTGTGCTGCGCGGGATGGAAGCCACGGGCATCCGCCGCCTTGTCGTGTTATCCGCCGCGATGGTCGCCAGCCGCGATATGGGGCCGGTGCACTTTCGCATCGCTACGAATACGGCGCTTGAACGCATCCTGACGCAGATGGGCGAGATGGAGCAGATCCTGCGCGCGAGCGATACCGACTGGACCGCCGTGCGCCCCGGCTCTCTGACGGACGATCCGGCGACGAACCGTTGCACCGTCACGCCGGAACTGCCCGCCGAGGGCCTGTGGCAAACGGCCCGCGCCGATCTGGCCGCGTTCATGCTGGACTGCGTCGAGACTGGCGACTGGGTGCGCGGCACGCCCGTGATCGTGGGACCGGACACCTAG
- a CDS encoding L,D-transpeptidase — MMKWLVTAVLFCAGQMAAAQAVDVRVDISEQRMIVKRWGETVASWPVSTARRGKVTPTGTYAPQVMRKRHYSSLYNNAPMPWSIFYSGNYAIHGTNAISKLGRPASAGCVRLHPDNAQRLYGWVQNAGMRNTRIRVVH, encoded by the coding sequence ATGATGAAATGGCTGGTGACAGCCGTGCTTTTCTGTGCGGGTCAGATGGCGGCGGCGCAGGCGGTGGATGTGCGCGTGGACATCTCTGAACAGCGGATGATCGTGAAGCGCTGGGGAGAGACGGTGGCGTCTTGGCCCGTGTCCACAGCGCGGCGGGGCAAGGTGACGCCAACGGGGACCTACGCGCCGCAGGTCATGAGAAAGAGGCACTATTCCAGCCTGTACAACAACGCGCCGATGCCGTGGTCGATCTTCTATTCGGGCAACTACGCGATCCACGGGACGAACGCGATCTCCAAACTCGGCCGCCCGGCGAGCGCGGGCTGCGTGCGCCTACACCCCGACAACGCGCAACGACTGTACGGCTGGGTGCAGAACGCAGGCATGCGGAACACGCGTATCCGGGTGGTGCATTGA
- a CDS encoding PaaI family thioesterase codes for MSRKTPEPVQVIKQRRDTALEALATASPYMRYLGMRFDRRGDELTAILPYSDKLIGNPMLPALHGGVTAAFLESTGVISLAWARMWDDIESGALDPDALAADTLPRLPKTIDITIDYLRSGLPRDAYARAQIVRSGRRYASVRVDAWQDNRDRLYASATAHFVMPQSRDG; via the coding sequence ATGAGCCGCAAGACACCAGAGCCCGTTCAGGTCATCAAGCAGCGGCGCGATACCGCGCTGGAGGCGCTGGCCACCGCGTCGCCCTACATGCGTTACCTTGGCATGCGGTTCGACCGGCGCGGGGATGAGCTTACGGCGATCCTGCCTTATTCCGACAAGCTGATCGGCAACCCGATGCTGCCCGCCCTGCATGGTGGTGTGACGGCGGCGTTCCTTGAGTCCACGGGCGTCATCTCGCTGGCTTGGGCGCGGATGTGGGACGATATAGAAAGCGGTGCGCTGGATCCGGACGCTTTGGCCGCCGATACCTTGCCCCGTCTGCCCAAGACCATCGACATCACCATCGACTACCTGCGATCCGGCCTGCCGCGCGATGCCTATGCACGCGCGCAGATCGTGCGATCCGGGCGACGTTATGCGTCCGTGCGCGTCGATGCGTGGCAGGACAATCGCGACCGGCTGTACGCCTCGGCGACCGCGCATTTCGTGATGCCGCAATCGCGCGATGGCTGA
- a CDS encoding quinone-dependent dihydroorotate dehydrogenase gives MSLLERVGLTALRRFDPETAHGLALKGLRAGFVPLPGVVTSERLAVRVAGLALPNPVGLAAGFDKNAEALAPLSRAGFGFLEVGAATPRPQEGNAKPRLFRLTEDSAAINRFGFNNEGVGVIAERLRATPTDVPRGLNLGANKDSADRASDFARVLESAAEHIDFATVNVSSPNTEKLRDLQGPEALRALLQGVIAANVRGIPIFLKIAPDLDESSLQDIAGIANETGIAGIIATNTTLNRDGLRSAHKGETGGLSGAPLFERSTRVLARLSTLTDLPLIGVGGVGSGAQALAKIKAGASAVQLYTAMVYGGLGLAAKIARDLDALLTAEGLTAEAAIGTDRDRWL, from the coding sequence ATGAGCTTGCTGGAACGCGTCGGTCTGACGGCGCTGCGCCGGTTCGATCCGGAAACGGCGCATGGGTTGGCATTGAAGGGCCTGCGCGCAGGTTTTGTGCCGCTTCCGGGCGTGGTGACATCGGAGCGCTTGGCCGTGCGCGTCGCGGGGCTGGCGCTGCCGAACCCGGTCGGACTGGCGGCAGGATTCGATAAAAACGCCGAGGCGTTGGCACCCCTGTCGCGCGCGGGTTTTGGGTTTCTGGAAGTCGGCGCGGCGACGCCCCGCCCTCAGGAGGGCAACGCCAAGCCCCGGCTGTTTCGGCTGACCGAGGACTCGGCAGCGATCAATCGCTTCGGCTTCAATAACGAAGGCGTCGGCGTCATCGCAGAGCGCCTACGCGCCACGCCCACCGACGTGCCGCGCGGCCTGAACCTTGGGGCGAACAAGGACAGCGCCGACCGCGCGTCTGACTTCGCCCGCGTGCTGGAATCGGCGGCGGAGCACATCGATTTCGCGACGGTGAACGTATCCTCGCCCAACACCGAAAAGCTGCGCGATCTACAGGGGCCGGAAGCGTTGCGCGCCCTCCTGCAAGGCGTGATCGCCGCGAATGTGCGCGGCATCCCGATCTTCCTGAAGATCGCGCCAGATCTGGACGAGAGTTCCTTGCAGGACATCGCAGGCATCGCGAACGAGACGGGTATCGCAGGCATTATCGCCACGAACACCACGCTGAACCGCGACGGGCTTCGCTCTGCCCACAAGGGCGAGACCGGCGGCCTTTCCGGCGCGCCCTTGTTCGAGCGCAGCACGCGGGTCCTGGCCCGCCTGTCCACACTGACCGATCTGCCGCTGATCGGCGTGGGGGGTGTGGGCTCTGGCGCGCAGGCACTCGCGAAGATCAAGGCGGGAGCAAGCGCTGTGCAGCTTTACACCGCCATGGTCTATGGCGGGTTGGGTCTGGCGGCGAAGATCGCGCGCGATCTGGACGCGTTGCTGACCGCTGAGGGGCTGACCGCCGAGGCGGCGATCGGCACCGACCGCGACCGCTGGCTTTAA
- a CDS encoding MFS transporter, whose product MLRQLLPVSALLLGSACLLFAGGINGLVLPVRGGIEGFTAVSLGLLGTGWAVGYVAGCLLTSGLVANVGHVRAFSALAALAAITVLLQAMLVTPWAWIVTRGICGFCFAGAAMIVESWLTDRAPAEARGRVFGIYTMVNLVASTSGQMMLTLGDPTGFTLFAVAGIFYALSLVPTAVSTSANPPPLVRARLDLPGLWRNSPIAVFAVFFVGVSNASFGALAPVFAERIGLAFGTIALFSSLPILAGAVAQLPVGVLSDRMDRRWVLMGVAAVALLADAAFLTWRPEGAWSNLALAAALGGSIFAMYPVIVAHANDHAGEGASIRVSGGLLLVFGLGSIVGPLAAGWGMTAYGIRALFAITALAHLSIILFGVVRLWKNAAPDLEDKGQFVPQGQPRATTPQTAVLAAEV is encoded by the coding sequence ATGCTGCGACAGCTTCTTCCCGTCAGCGCCCTTCTGCTTGGATCCGCCTGCCTTCTTTTCGCGGGCGGCATCAATGGGCTTGTTCTGCCGGTCCGTGGCGGGATCGAGGGGTTCACCGCCGTTTCGTTGGGCCTTCTGGGCACGGGCTGGGCCGTCGGCTACGTCGCCGGCTGCTTGCTGACATCGGGGCTGGTGGCGAACGTCGGCCACGTGCGTGCGTTTTCTGCGCTTGCGGCCTTGGCTGCCATCACTGTGCTGCTACAGGCGATGCTGGTGACGCCCTGGGCGTGGATCGTGACACGCGGCATCTGTGGCTTCTGTTTCGCCGGGGCGGCGATGATCGTGGAAAGCTGGCTGACGGATCGCGCCCCGGCGGAGGCGCGCGGGCGGGTGTTCGGGATTTACACGATGGTGAACCTTGTGGCCTCGACCAGCGGGCAGATGATGCTGACGCTGGGCGACCCCACCGGCTTCACGCTCTTCGCCGTCGCGGGCATCTTCTACGCGCTCAGCCTTGTGCCGACGGCCGTGTCCACCTCGGCCAATCCCCCGCCGCTTGTGCGCGCGCGGTTGGACCTGCCCGGTCTGTGGCGTAACTCTCCTATCGCGGTCTTCGCGGTGTTCTTCGTGGGCGTGTCGAACGCCTCTTTCGGCGCGCTGGCTCCGGTCTTCGCCGAGCGGATCGGGCTGGCTTTCGGGACCATCGCCCTGTTTTCGTCACTGCCCATTCTAGCTGGCGCGGTCGCGCAGTTGCCCGTGGGCGTCCTGTCGGACCGGATGGACCGTCGCTGGGTGCTGATGGGGGTCGCGGCGGTCGCCTTGCTGGCCGACGCCGCTTTCCTGACATGGCGGCCGGAAGGCGCGTGGAGCAATCTTGCGCTGGCCGCGGCGCTCGGCGGGTCGATCTTCGCGATGTATCCCGTGATCGTCGCCCACGCGAACGACCACGCGGGAGAGGGCGCTTCGATCCGGGTGTCAGGCGGCCTGCTGTTGGTGTTCGGGCTCGGCTCTATCGTGGGGCCGCTGGCAGCGGGCTGGGGCATGACCGCCTACGGCATCCGCGCCCTGTTCGCGATCACCGCGCTGGCGCATCTGTCGATCATCCTGTTCGGGGTCGTCCGTCTGTGGAAAAACGCTGCCCCCGATCTGGAGGACAAGGGCCAGTTCGTGCCGCAGGGTCAGCCGCGCGCCACGACCCCCCAGACGGCGGTTTTGGCCGCAGAAGTCTAG
- a CDS encoding SOS response-associated peptidase produces MCGRFAITLPSDAMAQLFSAVPANDLPDVPNYNVCPTNCVHAVVSDQDRRLQSMRWGFVPHCAKAVNDGPPLINARAETIADKRAFRAAVRARRCLIPADGFYEWTKGPDDARLPWWIARADGAPMVFAGIWQDWARDGETVRSCAIVTCAAQGDMAELHHRSPVILDADDWPLWLGEDGKGAARLMRGRDDLVWHRVGTEVNSNRSTGAQLREPL; encoded by the coding sequence ATGTGCGGACGCTTCGCGATCACCCTGCCATCCGACGCCATGGCGCAACTGTTCTCGGCGGTGCCCGCGAACGACCTGCCGGATGTGCCGAACTACAACGTCTGCCCAACGAACTGCGTTCATGCCGTGGTGTCGGATCAGGACCGTCGCCTGCAGTCCATGCGATGGGGGTTCGTACCGCATTGCGCGAAGGCTGTGAACGACGGGCCGCCCTTGATCAACGCGCGGGCCGAGACGATCGCCGACAAGCGCGCCTTTCGCGCTGCCGTGCGCGCGCGGCGCTGCCTGATCCCGGCGGATGGCTTCTACGAATGGACGAAGGGACCGGACGACGCTCGCTTGCCGTGGTGGATCGCCCGCGCGGACGGGGCGCCGATGGTTTTCGCGGGCATCTGGCAGGACTGGGCGCGGGACGGCGAGACGGTCCGCTCCTGCGCCATCGTGACCTGCGCGGCACAGGGCGATATGGCCGAACTGCACCATCGCAGCCCGGTGATCCTGGACGCCGACGACTGGCCGTTGTGGCTGGGAGAGGATGGTAAAGGCGCCGCGCGGTTGATGCGGGGGCGTGATGATCTGGTGTGGCACCGGGTGGGGACAGAGGTGAATTCGAATCGCAGTACGGGCGCGCAGCTGCGCGAACCTTTATGA